A window of Macrotis lagotis isolate mMagLag1 chromosome 1, bilby.v1.9.chrom.fasta, whole genome shotgun sequence genomic DNA:
aaatgactgttgaaatctctacatataattggataaataaaatttaaaaataaaaaataaatgttaaacaataaaatagacaaatttaaGGACCAAAGGCTAAAATTTCCTAGTCTAGTCCaagtcctttattttacaaaagagaaaaaatgaagttcAAGTGGTGAAGTaccttgcccaaagacacacagttAAAGAGTCCCAAAAGCTTTCTAGTTCTTCTGACACCAGCAAGTATATTTgcaattctaaaaaaaagattaggggaTGGCTTGCAAAACTgtggaactgggggggggggattttagaCATCCTGCAATCTCATTTTGCAGGTGGAAAAACTGTTGGCCCTATCAGTTGCAAGGATGAATTCATAGTGTGGAACAGACAACTCTGGATGTGAGTAGACATTAGTAAAAGAAGAATGAAGGCTGAGCAGAAAATAGATGGAGGGAGGCAAGTGTTGACCACTTTCTTCAAAATTAGAGCCAAaaaaattgggggtggggagtaaACTTCAATACCCGTGTTTCTCAGGATATGGCCCTTCTGTTTAACAGACAACCCTCCATTCCTTCACACGATTCAAGAATTTCTGGAATGACTGACCCAAAGCATCTAGAGTTCCCTAAGGATCCATACCTCTCAGAAAACCTGTCTTTGAAGGCAACTGCTTTCAATCTGAGGATACTATTTCCCAGTTCTTTTCAAAAACTTAAGAAGtagagagatgaacagaaaaaaagaaagggagaaaaggaggaacagTATATCTGATGGAAGGAGTCTTTGAATTGTTATTCAAACCCATCTTAAGGAGTAGGGTTATGTCAATGGGAGGAAACCAGGTCATAAGAACATGgttcatgtgtatatgtgtgtgtgagagagagcacTGCTCTCTCCCCCGGTGAAAGTGCCAAAGATGCAGGTTCTTCAAGGAGAAGAGCCAGCCTCATTCCTTTCCTTACTCCTCTCCCATAAGAGAGATCCCTCTCCTTCTCCCAAAGTTCCTCCACCAAAATCACAGCCATTTTCCAAAAGCTTACTTTCCCATGATAACGtttgatttacattttcttcaaaactgccttgtGAGGTAGGAAGTAAAAGTAATTTTATCTAGAggtggaaactgagtctcagagatggAGCGGTTTAGCCAGTTACCCAGCTAATTAGTGTCAGTAATTAGTTAATGACTAATTAGTATCAGGAAGTCTTTCAAGTCTGGTTCCATTACCCTGTTCTGACTCAGCAGCCCAGTAGCTGATCCCAGCAGAAAGCAAAGCGGATCAGAATGATGCCCTGACCAGCCTTTCCAAAGTGCCCGGATCTGGATCACTCCTCAATCAGAGTCAATTCAaggctgaagagaaagtttgttAACTGCCTGTGTGTGGCTGCCCATTAGAGTTACAGTACTTCTTTGTATAATCTCAATTAAAATACCTATGGACCATAGAAAGTAAGAGTTTTCTGAATTTAAACATGAACGTGTATGAAATGTTTTAACTCATTGCAAAGGCatcctcccccctctcctccttccctgcaCCCTGGGTACTTTCCTATATTTCCTTCCCCTGTTCCTAGTTTTGTTCCCTCATTTCTCTGAAAATTGAATTCTTAGAGGGTCCCGGATACAGAGACATTAAAGTAGCAGCTGAAAATATCCTTCAGACCAAGCTCCTTATTTTATGGAGGAAGAAATTGTAAGGCCTGGGAGCAAGCTGAGCTGTCCAGGGCTGTTAGTGCAGAGTGGACCTGGTCCTTCCGACTCCTAGTCTAGTCCTTTTACTttaaggatgtgtgtgtgtggcctGAATGGATGTGGGTGTAAGTTTGTGCACATGTATGTTCACCACATCTGGGTCACAGAAGAAGGGCACATAGATTTGAATACTGAGATTGTGTTGCTGTAATTCATTCCTCACTGCCCCAAAGGACCCAATAGAAAGGGAGGGATCTTGAACCGGGGGAGAGGATATTCTTTTGAGAAACTTAGCCCCTAGGGTCCAGGTCTTGGAAAATCATATTCCCTGAGATGGTGTCCACACTCGTGGCTCCAATTCTCTGGCCTCTTTCATAAAATTGAGGGAGCTGGATTAAGTGGTTTCTGGATCTCCTCCCCCTCCCATGAGATTTTCTGAGGTTCTAAGCCCACATATGCCTATAGTAAGCAGGTGGTCCTGCCTCTCGTTCTGGAAGCTAAGGGCCCTGAGGTCCTCTGGGACGAGCTTGCTTCCCTGTCAGCACAGATCCTCCCATCTAGGGCAGAAGGGGACTGTAGGGGATGACTTTATTCAAACCCCTTCTCTTCAGAGGGTGTCTAGCACGGCTGGGTCACAAAAGAGCGGCCCAGTATGGCCCTTCGGAGAAGGAACATGAAGCGCAGGGTTGGGAAGGGACTTGCCTTAGGCTACGTAGCAAATAAGAGTCCCAGGTGCCATCTAGATTAACTGTGGGGGTGAGGGGATCGGCGGTGCCGATCCGGGGCCTCTCAGCCCCAGCCTCGGTGGAGGCTCTTCACCTGATGACCTTGGGCCGCCAAGGGTGCGGCTCCAGAGTGACCTTGAGCGTGTAGCTGCGGAGGCAGGGGCAGTGGGTGAGGAAGGCGCTCACCACGGCCGGCGCCACCACGCAGTAGCAGTGCACCTCCCGCAGGCGGCCGCAGCCCCGGGCCAGCTCCTCCAAGGCCGAGTCGAGGGCGGCCGAGGCCGTGGCGCGCAGGACCAGGGCCGTCAGGGTGGCGGCGTAGTGGCGGCCCGCCAGGCACACGGCCTCGGCCACCTCGCCGAACGTGTTGAGCCTCAGCGTGCTCACGGGGATGGTGGGCTGCAGGACCAGGGGCACCCGCTCGTCGGGCACCGTGTGGTCCAGCTCCAGGTCCACCGCCAGGCCCGGGTGACGCTTGCGGGCGGCGGCCCAGGCGTCGTCGGGGATGCCCTCGGCGTACTTGTCGGGCCGGGCGCAGAGCAGGGCCAGCTGCCGGAAGGGCGGGCGGCCCGGCTCGGCCAGCGTGGCCAGGACCCGGCTCGACAGGCTGGCGGAGTAGAGCCCCAGCGCGCACAGGCGCGGGCAGGCCGCCAGGACGGCCCGCACCGTCTCCGGCCGCACGTTGCACACCAGCGTCCGGTTGTTGAGGAAGAGGCCTCGCAGGTCGGGGCAGGCCCGCGCCAGCCGCAGCACCAGCCCGTCGTCCAGGGTGAAGGGCATGCTGCGGAGGTCCAGCTGGCGGAGCGCGCACGGCCCCGGCGGCCCCGCGGCGCACACCTGCAGCAGCGCGTTCAGGATGTCTTGGCCCGAGTAGAAGAGCGGGTTCTCGCCCCGGCAGGCGATGCGCAGGCCCTGCAGCCGGGGCCCCTGGCGAGCCAAGGCCCCCAGCAGCCCGGCGGCCGCCCTCCGGCTCCCCTCCTTGGACGGGTCGAATTCCAGCCCCAGGTGGCGGATCTGAGCCAGGCAGGGGGACAGACGCTCCAGGGCAGCCCCGTCCGCCTCCAGATCGCAGCTTTCGGGACAAAAACAGAGGGGACAATGGTCAGCAGGActgcccgggcccgggcccggggccgggTTCCTAGCTGTCCCTCCGGGCGCCCCGGCTCCGAGTCCAGTCCTCCCTACTCGGCTGTTTCGGGGTCTCCGCTTGCCCAAGGCAATTGCTGAACTGTCCACAAAGCGAACTCACACTGGCACTTCTCTAATCATCCGTGAGAAAGACTCGGGCTTCCTCCCCGAAGCAAGCGGAAGGCCTGGACTTATCCGAACTAAGCCTTCCCCGTCTGCCATCCCACGTCCTCACTCCCCCTACCACACAGCAGACTAGACGGGGTTTGTCCCGTACTAAGCCTTCCTGTGTCCTCACTTTCCTACGACATAACAGACCAGGTGGCCAAGGGGACAGAGCacgggtcttggagtcaggaggtcggGAATTCGCATCCAGCCCCACACATTTGAtactagcggtgtgaccttgggcaagccactgaaccctgactgcctcacatccagggccatcttctaGGATCCGGATTTATATCTGgcaactggacccagatagttttggaggagaaagtgcagctggtgacttagcacaacacccctcactcaaatccagttcatgtgcctgtcatggcattacctcctctgatgtcacggtcttccagaacaaagggcaatcgacatcatcatcatcaacaacagaCCAGGAGGAATTTACCTCCGGACACAGTTTTGGCTTAAATAAATCATAGATAGATAAAGCTTCCTCTGTAATCCCTTTCATTGTAAAAAGAAATAGTCATTACTCCTTCAAAAATGCCTTACAGTACTACTCCCTAGTACTCAGGTGGAGAGTAGCTCTTCCCTGCCTCAGTAGGCAGGCATTCAGGACTAGctacagaaaaaataaacaaacaaatgaatgaataaatgcatcaagtataaaaataaataaattttaaaataaataaaatcatcacCAAGGGGCCAACTCTGTCTTGAACTCCTCAAGTCAACCCATATATCAAGTTTGTTGCCAGATCTTGTCCTTTCTAACTTTACAAACTCTCTCATATACTTATCCCCTTTTCTCCAGTCACAGAACCACAATTGTTTCTTGCTCTCATCACCTCTTATATAGGTTAGTGCAattgccttcttttcttttcttttttttttgcaaggcaataggtttaagtgacttgcccaaggtcacacagctaggtaattagtaagtgtctgaggatggatttgaactgaggtcctacTGACTTccaggctggttctctatccactgtgccactagctacCCCCCTGTGCCATAGCATTCTAATTGATTTCCTCACCCCAGAgctctccccattccaattcaATCTCCATTTGGCTACCAAGGTGATTCTATACCCTGTAGATCTATGTCAGACTCTAAATCTAATTAGTTCCAGAGGTTTcctcaggatcaaatataaacttctatatttgacattcaaaactgTTCATAAAATGGTGATTTCTCAACTTTGCAGTCTTCTCTCAATAATGCTCTCCTTAAAAGACTCTATGATGAAGACACACAGCACAATGGCTGTCCCTTCCACAGAATACTCTCACCTCCTAGGCTTCCCTTTGAACTGATTAAGTCCTCCCCCTCCTCACCTTTGTCTCTGAggttccttgacttcctttccatTCCTGGTCCCCCAGGTTGCTAATGCCTTTCCCTCTTAGAAGGCTTTCCATTTACTCTGGGTGGGTTGTATGTGCCTATATATATTGTCTCTGCCATTAGaatgagggcagagactgtttttacctttgtggattttttttttttgtaaacccagtagatgcttgataaatgtctattgaatgaCAAAGAAAAACTCTAAAAGACTTGAGAATTTTGGTAAATACAGCGACCAATCATCATTCCAGAGGACTGATAAGCAAACTCCCCATTTCTTGGCACAGAGGTGATTGACTCAGGATGAAAAATAAGACAGACATTTCCAGATGTGAGGTACCAATGAGGTAatgtgttttgcttgactacaaaTATCTGTTACCAaggtttcacttttttcttttttccaatgggTGTGAGGTGAGAGGTTGagtggaaaggggaggaagaaagagaaaagaaagaaagggaggaagaaaaaagtcttgaagcagcttttttttaatggagataaGAAAACAGATGGAAGACcagaaagaagaacaaagaagCAGGACAGATTCAAAAGCTACAACTTGAGCTTAccatattcttaaaaaaaaaatcaagctacACATAAAAAGACCTGCATAATTTCTTTtggttaagttcagaataaaaaactaaaaaatgttaAAGGAAATGCTATTAACCTATTGCCCAATTGATTTTGAGTCCTTTTATATTTAGCCCTTTCATATTTCAACAGAATTCAAATTCCTGGAAGGGGGGagatcttccttctttctttccttccttttctcttttttttcttccttcctttcctatttctttctttcttcctttcttttctttctatgacTTGATACTTGGTAGACATTGAAGTCAAATTAATTAACTCTGTTAGGCCATGGACAAGCAAAAAGCTGCTAGGCCTTTGCAGATTGATTGGATTTGCTATCCAATGCTCATTATCTGCTGGCATAGTCTTAAGGTTCAAGGCCCAGCACCTTCCTTCCTCCATGAAGTTGAGTCAATAGACCTCCCTGTAGTCACTCTATTCCTATCTGGAAGTAGGAAATAGGATGCAAGGGAGTGGTGAGTCAGCATGAGACTTGTGTTATTACAGTTTGCTGAATGTTTGCAATCTTGTGAAATTTTTCAGTGGATCCTAGGGAAGGGATCACTTCCTCAGAGGTAAAGGTGGAAGCTGGCAGCTTTCTAAGCATGAGTCATTAGCCAACAATACTGGGAAGTGGGGGAACATGTAATCATGAATGGGATGCAGTCACTCATTTGGAGTCAATtattcggggtggctaggtggcgcagtggataaagcaccagccctggagtcaggagtacctgggttcaaatccagcctcagacagacacttcataattacctagccatgtggccttgggcaagccacttaaccccatttgccttgcaaaaaaaaacccatatatatatatatatatatatatatatatatatatatatgtatatatatatatataaagttggaGTCAATTATTCTAATTCTGTTGAAAATTAAAGGGCCAGAACTGTTAGCCCTGGGACCTCAGTTaaatttagtagtagtagtagtagtagtagtagtagtagtcatagtagtTATAGTActaaaagtagtagtagtagtggtaatggtagtagtagtaagtagcggtaatagtggtagtagtagtaggagtaagtagtggtaatagtggtagtagtagagTAGTAATATAGACATTTCAATagctttgcaaagtactttacaaatatctcatttaatcctcacatcaaccctataaagcaggtattattattattattatgctcttatacagatgaggaaattgaggctaaaataagattgtgacttgcccagagccacccAATAGTAAGAGTCCAAA
This region includes:
- the FBXL8 gene encoding F-box/LRR-repeat protein 8 isoform X2, which gives rise to MKGRRQSVKHTGHCKVNGRLAPVTPQENWRTGIIWRSTTFPMAELWKYLPEELLSLIFRHLSLRDRYAVSQVCQAWAIAVNSSSVWYITDISCDLEADGAALERLSPCLAQIRHLGLEFDPSKEGSRRAAAGLLGALARQGPRLQGLRIACRGENPLFYSGQDILNALLQVCAAGPPGPCALRQLDLRSMPFTLDDGLVLRLARACPDLRGLFLNNRTLVCNVRPETVRAVLAACPRLCALGLYSASLSSRVLATLAEPGRPPFRQLALLCARPDKYAEGIPDDAWAAARKRHPGLAVDLELDHTVPDERVPLVLQPTIPVSTLRLNTFGEVAEAVCLAGRHYAATLTALVLRATASAALDSALEELARGCGRLREVHCYCVVAPAVVSAFLTHCPCLRSYTLKVTLEPHPWRPKVIR
- the FBXL8 gene encoding F-box/LRR-repeat protein 8 isoform X1 encodes the protein MDPPKGRVVAGPWTPGPGRQANIPQKLAPVTPQENWRTGIIWRSTTFPMAELWKYLPEELLSLIFRHLSLRDRYAVSQVCQAWAIAVNSSSVWYITDISCDLEADGAALERLSPCLAQIRHLGLEFDPSKEGSRRAAAGLLGALARQGPRLQGLRIACRGENPLFYSGQDILNALLQVCAAGPPGPCALRQLDLRSMPFTLDDGLVLRLARACPDLRGLFLNNRTLVCNVRPETVRAVLAACPRLCALGLYSASLSSRVLATLAEPGRPPFRQLALLCARPDKYAEGIPDDAWAAARKRHPGLAVDLELDHTVPDERVPLVLQPTIPVSTLRLNTFGEVAEAVCLAGRHYAATLTALVLRATASAALDSALEELARGCGRLREVHCYCVVAPAVVSAFLTHCPCLRSYTLKVTLEPHPWRPKVIR
- the FBXL8 gene encoding F-box/LRR-repeat protein 8 isoform X3 produces the protein MAELWKYLPEELLSLIFRHLSLRDRYAVSQVCQAWAIAVNSSSVWYITDISCDLEADGAALERLSPCLAQIRHLGLEFDPSKEGSRRAAAGLLGALARQGPRLQGLRIACRGENPLFYSGQDILNALLQVCAAGPPGPCALRQLDLRSMPFTLDDGLVLRLARACPDLRGLFLNNRTLVCNVRPETVRAVLAACPRLCALGLYSASLSSRVLATLAEPGRPPFRQLALLCARPDKYAEGIPDDAWAAARKRHPGLAVDLELDHTVPDERVPLVLQPTIPVSTLRLNTFGEVAEAVCLAGRHYAATLTALVLRATASAALDSALEELARGCGRLREVHCYCVVAPAVVSAFLTHCPCLRSYTLKVTLEPHPWRPKVIR